The following proteins come from a genomic window of Candidatus Francisella endociliophora:
- a CDS encoding glycine C-acetyltransferase has protein sequence MNKNFYNNVNNKIQEIKDAGTYKSERVISTPQEPVINLENGDTLINFCANNYLGFANNPEIVKYAKNHIEECGYGMASVRFICGTNSVHKQLEKELSDFFEFEDTILYPSCFDANAGLFETLLTKEDAIISDSLNHASIIDGVRLCKAMRFRYNNNDMQDLEAKLIEADNAGARFKMIATDGVFSMDGIIANLKAVCDLADKYNAIVMVDDSHASGFVGKNGKGSIEHCDVMGRVDILTGTLGKGLGGASGGYICAKKEVVDLLKNLSRPYLFSNSLAPIIAKTSLKALEITRNSNELRDQLQANQQRFRSKMTEAGFDLIPGEHPIIPVMIYDEKKAAEFAEKLLDYGIYVIAFSYPVVPKGKARIRTQMSAAHTFEQIDKAVEGFTKAGKELGII, from the coding sequence ATGAATAAAAATTTTTATAATAACGTAAACAATAAAATTCAAGAAATTAAAGATGCAGGGACATATAAAAGTGAAAGAGTAATCTCTACACCTCAGGAACCTGTAATCAATTTAGAAAACGGCGATACTCTTATTAATTTCTGTGCTAATAATTATCTAGGATTTGCCAACAATCCAGAAATCGTCAAATATGCTAAAAATCATATTGAAGAATGTGGTTATGGTATGGCATCTGTAAGATTTATTTGTGGAACAAATAGCGTTCACAAACAACTAGAGAAAGAATTATCTGACTTTTTCGAATTTGAAGACACTATTTTATACCCCTCTTGTTTTGATGCAAATGCTGGTTTATTTGAAACGCTTCTTACAAAAGAGGATGCTATTATTAGTGATTCACTAAATCATGCAAGTATTATTGATGGTGTTAGACTTTGTAAAGCTATGAGATTCAGATATAACAACAATGATATGCAAGATCTTGAAGCAAAGCTTATAGAAGCAGATAATGCTGGAGCTAGATTTAAAATGATTGCAACAGATGGTGTCTTCTCAATGGATGGTATTATTGCTAATTTGAAAGCTGTATGTGATCTAGCAGATAAATATAATGCTATTGTAATGGTTGATGACTCCCATGCTTCTGGTTTTGTTGGCAAAAATGGTAAAGGTTCAATCGAACACTGTGATGTAATGGGTCGTGTAGATATTTTAACTGGCACACTTGGTAAAGGGCTAGGTGGTGCTTCTGGTGGCTATATTTGTGCGAAAAAAGAAGTTGTAGACTTACTTAAAAATCTATCTAGACCATATCTCTTCTCAAATTCTCTAGCACCAATTATTGCAAAAACATCATTAAAAGCTCTTGAAATCACTAGAAATTCTAACGAATTAAGAGATCAGCTACAAGCAAACCAACAGAGGTTCAGATCTAAAATGACTGAAGCTGGTTTTGATCTAATACCAGGTGAGCACCCTATTATTCCAGTTATGATTTATGATGAGAAAAAAGCTGCTGAATTTGCAGAAAAATTACTAGATTATGGAATTTATGTAATAGCTTTCTCATACCCTGTTGTACCAAAAGGTAAAGCTCGTATTAGAACTCAAATGTCTGCTGCTCATACTTTTGAACAAATTGATAAAGCTGTAGAGGGTTTTACAAAAGCTGGTAAAGAATTAGGTATTATCTAA